From Aspergillus chevalieri M1 DNA, chromosome 4, nearly complete sequence, a single genomic window includes:
- the GDI1 gene encoding secretory pathway gdp dissociation inhibitor (BUSCO:EOG09262739;~COG:O;~EggNog:ENOG410PHJ6;~InterPro:IPR018203,IPR036188,IPR000806;~PFAM:PF00996;~go_function: GO:0005092 - GDP-dissociation inhibitor activity [Evidence IEA];~go_function: GO:0005093 - Rab GDP-dissociation inhibitor activity [Evidence IEA];~go_process: GO:0007264 - small GTPase mediated signal transduction [Evidence IEA];~go_process: GO:0015031 - protein transport [Evidence IEA]), translated as MEDIAPEYDVVVLGTGLTECVLSGVLSVKGNKVLHIDRNDHYGGEAASVNIETLFKKYGNVNPGEEPWKKYGRVNDWNIDLVPKLLMANGELTNILVSTDVTRYLEFKQIAGSYVQQGKGGKANVAKVPSDANEALRSSLMGMFEKRRAKKFLEWVGEFKEDDPATHQGLDIGSCTMKDVYDKFSLEDNTREFVGHSMALYQSDDYINEVGKATETINRVRLYVNSMARYGKSPYIYPLYGLGELPQGFARLSAIYGGTYMLNTNIDEVLYDDSGKVSGIKATMKDRDNAAETMNFTTKTKKILADPSYFPSKASVTGYLLKAICILKHPIAKTDDSDSLQLIIPQSQVGRKHDIYIAMVSSAHNVCPKGYYVAIVSTIAESDANHHLELEPGFERLGEIEEKFFGPPIPLYEPLESGEKDNIYISRSYDATSHFETTTDDVRDLYRRAAGEELVVEGLREDQKLAEE; from the exons ATGGAGGACATCGCTCCCGAGTATGATGTTGTTGTGCTTGGCACTG GGCTGACGGAGTGTGTTCTGTCTGG TGTTCTCAGTGTCAAGGGAAACAAGGTGCTTCACATCGATCGCAATGACCACTACGGAGG TGAGGCTGCTTCCGTGAACATCGAGACC CTGTTCAAGAAGTACGGCAACGTCAACCCCGGCGAGGAGCCCTGGAAGAAGTATGGACGGGTCAACGACTGGAACATCGACTTGGTCCCCAAGCTGCTGATGGCCAACGGCGAGTTGACGAATATCCTGGTTTCCACCGATGTTACGAGATACCTTGAGTTCAAGCAGATTGCTGGCAGCTACGTCCAGCAGGGCAAGGGCGGCAAGGCCAACGTGGCCAAGGTCCCCTCGGATGCCAACGAGGCCCTGCGCTCGTCTTTGATGGGAATGTTTGAGAAAAGGAGAGCGAAGAAGTTCTTGGAATGGGTTGGTGAATTCAAGGAGGATGACCCGGCTACTCACCAGG GTCTGGACATCGGCTCGTGCACGATGAAGGACGTTTATGACAAGTTCAGTCTCGAAGACAATACCCGTGAGTTTGTCGGTCACTCGATGGCTCTGTACCAGTCCGATGACTACATCAACGAGGTTGGTAAGGCCACCGAGACTATCAACCGCGTCCGTCTGTACGTGAACTCGATGGCCCGGTACGGCAAGTCGCCTTACATCTACCCTCTCTACGGTCTGGGTGAGCTCCCTCAGGGCTTCGCCCGTCTGTCCGCCATTTACGGCGGTACCTACATGCTCAACACCAACATCGATGAGGTGCTCTATGACGACAGCGGAAAGGTCTCGGGTATCAAGGCGACGATGAAGGACCGAGACAACGCTGCCGAGACCATGAACTTTACCACCAAGACAAAGAAGATCCTCGCAGACCCGTCCTACTTCCCCAGCAAGGCCTCCGTGACCGGCTACCTGCTCAAGGCCATCTGTATTCTCAAGCACCCTATCGCCAAGACCGATGACAGTGACTCGCTGCAGCTGATCATCCCCCAGTCTCAGGTTGGGCGGAAGCACG ATATCTACATTGCCATGGTTTCGTCGGCACACAACGTCTGCCCCAAAGGCTACTACGTCGCCATTGTCTCGACTATTGCCGAGTCCGACGCAAACCACCACCTTGAGCTTGAGCCTGGATTCGAGCGTCTGGGTGAAATTGAAGAGAAGTTCTTTGGCCCCCCGATCCCGCTCTATGAGCCCCTTGAGAGCGGTGAGAAGGACAACATCTATATCTCGAGAAGCTACGATGCTACGTCACACTTTGAGACCACTACTG ATGATGTGCGGGATCTTTACCGTCGTGCCGCTGGTGAGGAGTTGGTTGTCGAGGGACTTCGGGAGGACCAGAAGCTTGCTGAAGAGTAA
- a CDS encoding PaaI family thioesterase (COG:S;~EggNog:ENOG410PQMP;~InterPro:IPR039298,IPR029069,IPR006683;~PFAM:PF03061;~go_function: GO:0047617 - acyl-CoA hydrolase activity [Evidence IEA]) has translation MSVLDPSRPLDEFEQLVYEYTLRMGLGEDSDEDNKHWDIDAKSCNLRFESASQGPPPQVSYLLTIPQNLCNYMGNLHGGCTATLIDILSTTILLGMSRPGVFALGGVSRHLKTTYLRPVPQGTEVRLTCTLVHMGKRLAYLRAELSRVDNGDICVLGEHEKANTDPADEKL, from the exons ATGTCTGTTCTCGATCCATCCAGACCCCTCGATGAATTCGAGCAGCTCGTCTACGAATACACCCTGCGCATGGGCTTAGGAGAAGACAGCGATGAAGACAACAAG CACTGGGACATCGACGCCAAATCCTGCAACCTCCGCTTCGAATCCGCATCCCAAGGCCCTCCCCCGCAAGTCTCCTACCTCCTAACCATCCCCCAGAACCTCTGCAACTACATGGGAAATCTCCACGGTGGCTGCACTGCCACTCTCATTGATATTCTCTCTACTACGATTCTCCTGGGAATGTCGCGCCCGGGTGTGTTTGCCTTGGGAGGGGTTAGTCGTCATTTGAAAACAACGTATCTGCGGCCGGTTCCGCAGGGGACGGAGGTTCGGTTGACTTGTACGTTGGTGCACATGGGTAAACGGCTAGCTTATCTGAGAGCGGAGCTTTCGAGGGTTGATAATGGAGATATCTGTGTGTTGGGGGAGCATGAGAAGGCTAATACGGATCCCGCGGATGAGAAGCTGTAA
- a CDS encoding origin recognition complex subunit 4 (BUSCO:EOG092630MJ;~COG:L;~EggNog:ENOG410PGV6;~InterPro:IPR016527,IPR027417,IPR003593,IPR041664, IPR032705;~PFAM:PF00004,PF13401,PF05729,PF13191,PF14629;~go_component: GO:0000808 - origin recognition complex [Evidence IEA];~go_component: GO:0005634 - nucleus [Evidence IEA];~go_function: GO:0003677 - DNA binding [Evidence IEA];~go_process: GO:0006260 - DNA replication [Evidence IEA]), translating to MTNQRASKRRRVSDVDEEGDTEMLDSNDASSSPSVKNEGSDDDAYTPTTPTRSTRRRTSRPSQKVAQDNEGETNAETPTKSGLRSSGRQRKQPQRFEQELKAPSSARKTAGTPKSTDRTPRSTRKTRQASEVEKEEENEEEQSPEPQPTTLARTRSKRATVNYNEDQDEERENTAQSGSPDEGDQDGIDDLVAMQLQQDLYPEQGGKDAVPPTELLPDYVENIQALAQGDNFQKELQVLTQVVLEKLNGKRQIPLKGLETEYQKVYHLVEQTVTSGEGNSMLLLGSRGCGKTAIVETVLSTLAKEHANDFHVVRLNGFLHTDDRLALREMWRQLGREMNTEEEAGKINSYADTMATLLALLSHPEELFGPGQADGMTAAKSIVILLDEFDLFVSHPRQTLLYNLFDIAQARKAPVAVIGSTTKVDVTEMLEKRVKSRFSHRYVFVPLPRTFEMFSEICFAGLNLEDGELAGYYGSGAKAERWRKLLGGWRTYLEALWNDENFRSHLMRIYNQTKSVKEFFTSALLAMTELHHSTYTSPPEDLTIPTPKTFANEPLTCPDPAPLPFQPSTTASSPSSLPLSLLLAATRLTALYDPGNDAAAQPQSLAPLALSFPAAYAEYARLLTSAKVSASVSGATATAGRVWGRDVAREAWEKLVSWGLVNPVGGGSGTADGRMFRVEVSFEEVVEMAGSGGSLGRWWRDG from the exons ATGACGAACCAGCGCGCctcgaagagaagaagggtcTCCGACGTGGATGAAGAGGGGGACACAGAGATGCTCGATTCTAATGATGCTTCGTCGTCGCCATCAGTGAAGAATGAAGGATCTGACGACGACGCATACACACCGACTACACCGACAAGATCCACGCGCCGGCGAACGTCGCGACCAAGCCAGAAGGTAGCCCAGGATAATGAAGGAGAAACGAATGCCGAAACACCTACCAAGTCTGGGCTACGGTCGAGTGGACGACAACGGAAACAGCCGCAGAGGTTCGAGCAAGAATTGAAGGCTCCATCTTCAGCGAGGAAGACGGCCGGGACGCCTAAAAGTACTGATCGCACCCCGAGAAGCACGCGGAAGACCAGACAGGCATCTGAAgtagagaaagaggaagaaaacgaGGAAGAGCAATCGCCAGAACCGCAGCCGACAACGCTGGCGAGGACAAGGTCTAAGAGAGCCACTGTGAACTACAATGAAGATCAAGACGAGGAACGAGAGAACACGGCGCAATCCGGCTCACCAGACGAGGGCGACCAAGACGGGATTGACGATCTAGTTGCGATGCAATTACAGCAAGACCTCTATCCTGAACAGGGGGGTAAAGATGCAGTGCCACCAACGGAGCTGCTGCCTGACTACGTTGAGAATATCCAAGCTCTGGCCCAGGGAGATAACTTTCAAAAAGAGCTGCAGGTGCTGACACAGGTCGTACTCGAAAAACTTAATGGAAAGAGACAAATTCCTCTGAAAGGGTTAGAAACCGAGTATCAGAAGGTCTACCACCTTGTTGAGCAGACAGTTACTTCTGGCGAAGGTAACTCGATGTTGCTTCTTGGGTCTCGAGGATGCGGCAAGACGGCTATAGTCGAGACTGTGCTATCGACATTGGCAAAGGAGCATGCGAATGATTTCCATGTTGTCCGTCTTAATGGCTTCCTGCACACTGATGACCGACTGGCCCTCCGTGAGATGTGGCGCCAGCTCGGCCGTGAAATGAATACGGAAGAGGAAGCCGGCAAGATCAACAGTTACGCTGATACGATGGCTACATTACTGGCGTTGCTGTCCCACCCAGAGGAGTTATTCGGTCCGGGTCAAGCAGACGGCATGACTGCTGCCAAATCGATTGTGATTCTGCTGGACGAGTTCGACCTATTCGTATCGCATCCGCGGCAGACATTGCTCTACAATCTGTTTGATATTGCACAGGCACGGAAGGCTCCGGTTGCGGTGATTGGAAGTACCACCAAGGTCGACGTGACGGAAATGCTGGAGAAGCGTGTCAAGAGTCGATTCAGTCATCGATATGTTTTTGTCCCGTTGCCGAGGACCTTTGAGATGTTTTCGGAGATCTGCTTTgctgggctgaatctcgaGGATGGTGAACTGGCAGGATATTATGGATCTGGTGCGAAAGCTGAGCGTTGGAGGAAGCTCCTCGGGGGCTGGAGAACATATCTAGAG GCCTTATGGAACGATGAAAACTTCCGCTCACATCTCATGAGGATATACAACCAAACCAAATCCGTCAAAGAATTCTTCACCAGCGCATTGCTCGCCATGACCGAACTCCACCACAGCACCTACACCAGCCCACCAGAAGATCTTACAATCCCAACTCCAAAGACCTTCGCCAACGAACCCCTCACCTGTCCAGATCCCGCACCCCTCCCCTTCCAACCCTCCACAACCGCCTCCAGTCCATCATCCCTtcctctctccctcctcctcgccgCAACCCGCCTAACAGCCCTATACGACCCGGGCAACGACGCCGCGGCCCAACCGCAGAGCCTCGCCCCACTCGCTCTATCCTTCCCGGCAGCGTATGCGGAATACGCCCGGCTCCTGACATCAGCCAAGGTCTCTGCGTCAGTGTCCGGAGCTACTGCTACGGCCGGACGGGTCTGGGGCCGGGACGTGGCCCGTGAGGCGTGGGAGAAGCTTGTGAGTTGGGGATTGGTGAATCCAGTTGGTGGGGGGAGTGGGACGGCTGATGGACGGATGTTTCGGGTGGAGGTCAGTtttgaggaggttgttgagATGGCTGGGTCTGGGGGGTCGTTGGGGAGGTGGTGGAGGGATGGTTAA
- a CDS encoding alpha/beta hydrolase (COG:S;~EggNog:ENOG410PQGF;~InterPro:IPR010520,IPR029058), protein MTVPGRDVEFTVCDGTILRGWHYPTQEKSPCIILSHGLAGIRHWFLPAFASRFQESGFAVLLYDNRNWGDSDGTPRQESNSILQQLDHHDALNYAITLPSVDTGKMVYWGINFSGDNVIYAAAIDKRIKAAIVQAPSVSGETRSLAFKDQIPGLFDDRVRIAAGGQQGRVPCITDTAELAQRGTAPVLFPICTRTNPTARSPAAAGSGKTM, encoded by the exons ATGACTGTGCCAGGCCGCGACGTTGAATTCACTGTCTGTGATGGTACCATCCTTCGAGGATGGCACTACCCGACACAGGAAAAGAGCCCATGCATCATACTGTCTCATGGG CTTGCTGGAATCCGCCATTGGTTCCTCCCAGCCTTCGCCTCACGCTTCCAAGAGTCCGGCTTTGCCGTCCTTCTTTACGACAACAGAAACTGGGGCGACAGCGACGGCACACCCAGACAAGAATCCAATTCAATCCTCCAGCAACTAGACCATCACGATGCCTTAAACTATGCAATAACCCTTCCCAGTGTTGACACGGGTAAGATGGTCTACTGGGGCATCAACTTCTCCGGCGACAACGTCATATACGCTGCAGCTATCGACAAACGTATCAAAGCAGCCATCGTGCAGGCACCCTCTGTCTCTGGCGAAACTCGCTCTCTGGCATTCAAGGACCAGATTCCTGGGTTGTTTGACGACCGCGTGCGCATCGCAGCAGGCGGCCAGCAAGGCCGGGTTCCCTGCATCACAGATACCGCTGAATTAGCGCAGAGGGGCACAGCACCCGTGCTCTTCCCGATCTGCACGCGTACGAATCCTACAGCCAGATCCCCGGCTGCGGCGGGAAGTGGAAAAACCATGTGA
- the flbA gene encoding developmental regulator FlbA (BUSCO:EOG092621F2;~COG:T;~EggNog:ENOG410PJRS;~InterPro:IPR036305,IPR036388,IPR016137,IPR036390, IPR000591;~PFAM:PF00615,PF00610;~go_process: GO:0035556 - intracellular signal transduction [Evidence IEA]) translates to MPTISSTSSPDITSPPSSHTHQPSSSSSSSSTSSASTFTSAAAIQAPETTTTTTTTTTTTEPTTEATEPASTDSRPSTQSSAASSLSTPTASVSVPPQSASPTSSTADTASITTAVTNNTPNTTADSGSTNNDYFNYPHNRESTSTPLGFSGSVVGSVSRRNRRSLAAFAREKTSSALASLSAIGTTNNNSTLRSSTSSGSLSKHSHKPSQLSSASESISPFSDGSSTSPEQLSPAPADFPASSSAPTAQLDGGPSQKMHQTSSRLLRMTEDDRPFTKDFMDLFSTLMVSLKLDTHRVRFTRYDHSFTAEEAINNLGSLKFSQSNRMPDPKDPSRIVTTTTTTTFSMAKEMARSVCQRFVDARFIEATDGKALPIFPLKGALFHLTPKGINILQRFCQRNGITAQHVIAVLESPRNTMQLVNLERDTESDKLSYDRATIEVIFRRFAGQDGPNVKSSTSSSDSDSLSDYSNGIVGVKMAKERKVNEKTHQNTFTGKAAVDWLMDCSTTIERRETVLIAELFVKYGLITMIQDDEEFPQAEDSLAVFQPSKYAIYGLTERGQRVCGWLARDRARDTPPIYDVRNLATKDSNNARLQHILGDAALRLLFREFLRYSLCEENLSFYLDVSEFTASYRKAENAGTFKRPDAVRETLAAAYGLYNAFLAPGSPCELNIDHALRNSLASRMTKAVGDDESMLKSLQEVEQLFEMAQTSVFKLMSSDSVPKFLRDPKYTSVLQEHDVDLGITRSYSPTQSSIPERSASRSAR, encoded by the exons ATGCCAACCAtatcttcaacatcctcccccGACATcacttctcctccttcctctcaCACTCATCAACCTTCGtcgtcatcttcctcttcttctacCTCATCTGCCTCTACCTTTACTTCTGCTGCGGCTATTCAGGCCCCGGAAACAACAACGAcaactactactaccacGACAACTACAGAGCCTACTACAGAGGCTACAGAGCCTGCTTCTACAGACAGCCGCCCTTCCACTCAGTCCTCGGCTGCGTCTTCGCTGTCTACTCCTACAGCCTCTGTCTCAGTCCCACCGCAGTCGGCTTCCCCCACTTCCTCCACTGCCGATACCGCCAGCATCACTACTGCTGTCACAAACAACACACCCAACACCACCGCCGACTCCGGTAGCACAAACAACGACTACTTCAACTACCCTCACAACAGAGAGAGCACCAGCACTCCCCTCGGTTTCTCTGGTTCCGTCGTTGGTTCTGTTTCCCGTCGCAATCGTCGTTCGCTGGCTGCTTTTGCTCGTGAAAAGACTTCCTCCGCGCTCGCCAGTCTTTCCGCTATTGGTACCACCAATAACAACTCTACTCTCCGTTCGTCCACTTCGTCGGGAAGTCTGTCCAAGCATTCCCACAAACCGTCTCAGCTCAGTAGTGCTAGTGAGAGCATCTCTCCTTTCTCCGACGGGAGTTCGACTAGCCCCGAGCAATTAAGCCCCGCACCAGCCGATTTCCCCGCCAGTTCCTCCGCGCCCACTGCCCAGCTTGACGGTGGTCCCTCCCAGAAAATGCATCAAACTTCGTCAAGATTGCTTCGGATGACCGAAGATGATCGGCCTTTTACCAAG GACTTTATGGACCTTTTCTCGACCCTTATGGTCAGCTTAAAATTGGATACTCACCGCGTGCGATTCACCCGTTATGACCACTCTTTCACCGCCGAAGAAGCCATCAACAACTTGGGCTCGCTCAAGTTTTCCCAGTCGAACCGTATGCCGGATCCCAAAGATCCTTCCCGTATTGTGACCACTACTACGACTACCACCTTCTCTATGGCTAAGGAAATGGCCCGATCGGTATGCCAGCGTTTTGTCGATGCTCGTTTCATTGAGGCCACCGATGGCAAGGCCCTGCCTATCTTCCCTCTGAAGGGTGCTCTATTCCATCTCACCCCCAAGGGTatcaacatcctccagcGTTTCTGCCAGCGCAACGGTATCACCGCACAGCATGTCATTGCAGTCCTGGAGTCTCCGCGGAATACCATGCAGCTAGTCAACTTGGAGCGTGACACGGAATCCGACAAGCTGTCCTACGATCgggctacgattgaagtcaTCTTCCGTCGCTTCGCCGGCCAAGACGGCCCCAACGTCAAGAGCAGCACTTCCAGCTCCGATTCCGACTCTCTCAGCGACTACTCTAACGGGATAGTTGGCGTTAAGATGGCCAAGGAGCGCAAGGTCAATGAAAAGACACACCAGAACACTTTCACAGGCAAGGCTGCCGTCGACTGGCTCATGGACTGCTCAACCACCATTGAGCGCCGTGAAACTGTTCTGATTGCGGAACTGTTTGTGAAGTACGGTCTTATCACCATGATTCAGGATGACGAGGAGTTCCCCCAGGCTGAAGACTCGCTGGCCGTGTTCCAGCCTTCCAAGTACGCCATCTACGGTCTCACAGAGCGCGGTCAGCGTGTTTGTGGATGGCTCGCTCGCGATCGGGCCCGTGACACTCCTCCGATCTATGACGTTCGCAACTTGGCCACCAAGGATTCGAACAACGCCCGTCTCCAGCACATCCTCGGTGATGCCGCTCTGCGTTTGCTATTCCGTGAATTCCTGCGTTACTCCTTGTGCGAAGAGAACCTTTCATTTTATCTAGATGTGTCGGAATTCACTGCCAGCTACCGCAAGGCTGAGAATGCGGGCACCTTCAAGAGACCGGATGCTGTCCGTGAGACTCTGGCCGCTGCATATG GCTTGTACAACGCTTTCTTGGCCCCGGGTTCCCCTTGCGAGTTGAACATCGACCACGCTCTGCGCAACAGCCTTGCTAGTCGTATGACCAAGGcggttggtgatgatgaaTCGATGCTCAAGAGTCTTCAGGAGGTTGAGCAGCTCTTTGAAATGGCTCAGACTTCCGTGTTCAAGTTGATGTCTAGT GATTCCGTTCCCAAGTTCTTGCGTGACCCCAAGTACACCAGTGTGCTCCAGGAGCACGATGTGGATTTGGGTATTACCCGATCCTACTCGCCCACCCAGTCCTCGATTCCGGAACGTTCCGCCAGCCGTTCTGCGCGGTAA
- a CDS encoding uncharacterized protein (COG:S;~EggNog:ENOG410PP0S;~InterPro:IPR037401,IPR032710;~PFAM:PF13577) — translation MPYNVTAKETQPAHWLHLNGTPDQILDRYCVSELLRGWPVYRDASEWKNYRECFSDGAYVFTTWSGGLPIDDFIESSKQSRANGDFLMHRENGILVDLNPSTNRAIGKMKATITQRFTDPATKAEYDVDCDARFIVWCLKVPLPPRAGYPVPGTGLGPRAISGGWKVQYVKLFYEKDKIVPVDGKNVPEFSREELEKFPYGYRYLGAAQARAGKKVEGDMPTLNEDERFWDMYRAMEEWLNGEDVPKRLGISR, via the exons ATGCCCTACAACGTCACTGCCAAAGAAACGCAGCCGGCCCACTGGCTGCACCTAAACGGCACCCCGGATCAGATCCTCGACCGATACTGCGTCAGCGAGCTACTCAGAGGTTGGCCAGTGTACCGTGATGCCTCAGAATGGAAGAACTACCGCGAGTGCTTTTCAGATGGTGCCTACGTGTTTACCA CATGGAGCGGCGGCCTCCCCATCGACGACTTCATCGAATCTTCAAAACAATCCCGCGCCAACGGCGACTTCCTCATGCACCGCGAAAACGGCATCCTCGTGGACCTAAACCCCAGCACAAACCGCGCAATCGGCAAAATGAAAGCCACAATCACCCAACGCTTCACAGACCCTGCCACAAAGGCAGAATACGACGTTGATTGCGACGCACGCTTCATCGTGTGGTGCCTCAAGGTCCCGCTCCCGCCGAGAGCAGGGTATCCCGTTCCCGGGACGGGATTGGGCCCGCGTGCGATCTCGGGCGGCTGGAAGGTGCAGTATGTGAAACTGTTTTATGAGAAGGATAAAATTGTTCCTGTGGATGGGAAGAACGTGCCTGAGTTTTCGAGggaggagctggagaagttccCGTATGGGTATCGGTATTTGGGGGCTGCGCAGGCGCGGGCTGGAAAGAAGGTGGAGGGGGATATGCCGACGTTGAATGAGGACGAGAGGTTTTGGGATATGTATCGGGCGATGGAGGAGTGGTTGAATGGGGAGGATGTTCCGAAGAGGTTAGGGATTAGCAGGTAG
- the CDC73 gene encoding CDC73 C-terminal domain-containing protein (BUSCO:EOG09263UWJ;~COG:K;~EggNog:ENOG410PK36;~InterPro:IPR031336,IPR038103,IPR007852;~PFAM:PF05179;~go_component: GO:0016593 - Cdc73/Paf1 complex [Evidence IEA];~go_process: GO:0006368 - transcription elongation from RNA polymerase II promoter [Evidence IEA];~go_process: GO:0016570 - histone modification [Evidence IEA]), protein MADPTLQDPLLALRRAIAASSLPSPTTSPDPSEEEQSKHTTEDLATATHLYFRQPTAQALPLTSATRFVSASSDSVVDLRSIFFAWQKKDVAIPEYIASAQELNEALKQKQAGGEGGEAAQVQNLVFVERLDLITWLEGASDDSEYIKPLEGAAAAAAAAAAAAAHAQAQASASADIASGAAGGVSSVPSGAGAPAQAPAAAGAQGGRAPKQIDPRLQEIYNGERKMGDRNSVLRGIKPTDFSHVRKTAETFLGRNRRPAPGTSTKPLPGNKTPLIPTPSSGLSMPKKHSSSARTDPIILLSPSASSLIRMTNVKSFLQDGVFVPPDHPTLSMSTSPNILEIQRPLRNPSDPSRTTTSSTSSSSSKIKFKLADSTANFRPEHWNRLVAVFTTGQAWQFKSYKWSSPPELFKHATGVYVGWRGEEPPREVKGWGRGVERFAVERWDEKGGVNGAGRWRDREVVEGIWTAIEEGMRLRGYSGK, encoded by the exons ATGGCAGACCCCACCCTCCAAGACCCCCTCCTGGCTCTCCGCCGCGCCATCGCCGCCAGCAGTCTCCCATCACCAACAACCTCCCCCGACCCATCCGAAGAAGAACAGTCCAAGCACACCACCGAAGACCtagcaacagcaacacaCCTATACTTCCGCCAGCCCACCGCGCAGGCGTTACCGTTGACATCCGCGACGCGCTTCGTCTCCGCCTCGTCGGACTCCGTCGTCGATCTACGCAGTATCTTCTTCGCGTGGCAGAAAAAGGACGTCGCGATCCCGGAGTACATTGCTTCTGCGCAAGAACTCAATGAAGCATTGAAGCAGAAACAGGCCGGTGGAGAGGGTGGTGAGGCGGCACAGGTACAGAATCTGGTTTTCGTGGAGCGGTTGGATCTGATTACCTGGCTTGAGGGCGCGTCGGATGATAGTGAATATATCAAGCCGCTAGAAGGGgccgccgctgctgctgcagcGGCCGCAGCGGCAGCGGCGCATGCTCAGGCGCAGGCTTCTGCGTCCGCGGATATTGCTTCTGGTGCTGCTGGGGGTGTTTCGTCGGTTCCTAGTGGCGCTGGTGCACCGGCTCAGGCGCCTGCGGCTGCTGGTGCGCAGGGAGGGAGGGCGCCGAAGCAAATTGATCCTCGGTTGCAGGAGATTTACAATGGGGAGCGGAAGATGGGGGATCGGAATAGTGTGTTACGGGGGATTAAACCTACG GACTTCTCACACGTGCGCAAAACCGCCGAAACCTTCTTGGGCCGCAACCGCAGACCAGCCCCaggaaccagcaccaagcCCCTCCCCGGCAACAAAACCCCCCTCATCCCAACCCCCTCCTCGGGCCTCTCGATGCCCAAGAAacacagcagcagcgccCGCACAGACcccatcatcctcctctcccctTCCGCCTCCTCCCTAATCCGCATGACGAACGTCAAATCCTTCCTCCAAGACGGTGTCTTCGTGCCCCCGGACCACCCAACCCTCTCCATGTCCACATCCCCCAACATCCTCGAAATCCAGCGCCCGCTGCGCAACCCCTCAGATCCATCCCgtaccaccacctcctccacatcctctagCTCCTCGAAAATCAAATTCAAACTAGCCGACAGCACCGCAAACTTTCGCCCGGAACACTGGAACCGCCTCGTCGCCGTCTTCACCACGGGCCAGGCATGGCAGTTCAAGTCGTACAAGTGGTCGTCACCGCCTGAGCTGTTCAAGCATGCGACGGGTGTGTATGTTGGTTGGAGGGGGGAGGAACCGCCCCGTGAAGTGAAGGGGTGGGGACGCGGTGTTGAACGGTTTGCTGTTGAGCGGTGGGATGAGAAGGGGGGTGTGAATGGGGCTGGAAGATGGAGGGATCGTGAGGTTGTGGAAGGGATTTGGACGGCTATTGAGGAGGGGATGAGGTTGAGGGGGTATAGTGGGAAGtag